One part of the Quercus lobata isolate SW786 chromosome 7, ValleyOak3.0 Primary Assembly, whole genome shotgun sequence genome encodes these proteins:
- the LOC115951469 gene encoding disease resistance-like protein CSA1, which yields MESLVILELSGCISVKKKNSRICGEHEYLQHLSLNCTAITKLPLSVERLVGLISLTLKACKNLEHLPRTICSLKLLTELDLSGCSKFDHLPEDLGNAKSLKVLNLNGTVIKELPSSIECLIGLISLRVRDCKNLMCLPNSICSLKLLECLDLFGCSKVENLPKNLGNVEGLKLLECLDLFGCSKVENLPKNLGNVEGLKVLNLIGTAIKEVPSSIALLKNLKKLHIHGFNGTSTSFYSMLTIHDPVNVSGLSASLICLCFQNYNLWTILSDFGSWFSSLETLDLRGNNLVSLPYSIGGLFSLQDLDLSGNNFDSLPNNISGLHHLKILGLNGCKRLQSFLGLLFSGFVHSSFCNSFEIFNWFELVYYIQSGTVFLALGSEIPKWFNNQRIGHKVNIQVPSCYGRDERMGIALCIVLVPNSALYAGDFVITCSFEVNGYQMKCTHLCWENCGKIESHQLGLQYLSHYRLSNGFDSDWKEVWSQSDANGICQIGIEISSPNFEVKKIGVRLVFEQVVDDPDQPWIDNNESSESDMDGYNDNCGETTANLVKVTWVTTIVGNHN from the exons ATGGAGTCTCTTGTGATTCTTGAACTTTCTGGATGCATaagcgtaaaaaaaaaaaattctagaatttGTGGGGAACATGAATACTTACAGCATCTTTCTCTAAATTGCACTGCTATTACAAAGCTACCTTTATCAGTTGAACGCTTGGTTGGCCTTATTTCATTGACTCTAAAagcttgcaaaaatcttgagcATCTTCCTAGGACCATTTGTAGTTTGAAGTTGCTTACAGAACTTGATCTTTCTGGATGCTCAAAATTTGACCACTTGCCAGAGGACTTAGGGAATGCCAAAAGTCTAAAGGTGCTTAATTTGAATGGAACAGTTATAAAAGAATTGCCTTCATCAATTGAATGTTTGATTGGCCTTATTTCTTTGAGGGTAAGAGATTGCAAGAATCTTATGTGTCTTCCTAACTCCATTTGTAGTTTGAAGTTGCTTGAATGTCTTGATCTTTTTGGATGCTCAAAAGTTGAGAACTTGCCAAAGAACTTGGGGAATGTTGAAGGTTTGAAG TTGCTTGAATGTCTTGATCTTTTTGGATGCTCAAAAGTTGAGAACTTGCCAAAGAACCTGGGGAATGTCGAAGGTTTGAAGGTGCTTAATTTGATTGGAACAGCTATAAAAGAGGTGCCTTCCTCCATTGCTCTcctaaaaaatctaaaaaaactACATATCCATGGATTTAATGGGACATCAACTTCATTTTATTCCATGCTAACAATTCATGATCCTGTTAATGTCAGTGGGTTATCAGCTTCATTAATATGTTTGTGTTTTCAGAACTACAATCTTTGGACAATCCTGAGTGATTTTGGCTCCTGGTTTTCCTCTTTGGAAACATTAGATTTAAGGGGAAATAATTTAGTTTCCCTTCCTTATAGCATTGGTGGGTTATTCTCTTTGCAAGACTTGGATCTAAGTGGAAATAATTTTGATTCCCTTCCTAACAACATCAGTGGACTCCATCATCTAAAAATTCTCGGGTTGAATGGTTGCAAGAGGCTTCAATCATTCTTAGGACTTCTGTTCTCTGGTTTTGTACATTCTAGCTTTTGTAACTCATTTGAGATTTTCAATTGGTTCGAACTGGTGTACTATATTCAAAGTGGCACTGTTTTTCTTGCTCTTGGAAGTGAAATTCCGAAATGgtttaacaatcaaagaataGGTCATAAAGTGAACATACAAGTGCCTTCATGTTATGGGAGGGATGAACGGATGGGAATTGCTTTGTGCATTGTTTTGGTACCCAACAGTGCTCTATACGCTGGAGATTTTGTGATTACATGTTCATTTGAAGTTAATGGATATCAAATGAAATGTACACATTTATGTTGGGAAAATTGTGGTAAAATTGAATCGCATCAACTTGGTCTGCAATATTTGTCCCATTACAGGTTGTCCAATGGCTTTGATTCCGATTGGAAAGAAGTATGGAGTCAAAGTGATGCAAACGGAATCTGTCAAATTGGGATTGAAATATCTTCCCCGAACTTCGAGGTGAAGAAAATTGGGGTTCGTTTGGTATTCGAGCAAGTAGTTGATGATCCCGATCAACCGTGGATAGACAACAATGAATCTAGTGAAAGTGACATGGATGGCTACAATGACAACTGTGGAGAGACAACAGCGAATCTAGTGAAAGTGACATGGGTGACTACTATTGTGGGAAACCACAACTAA